The segment GTTATTTCCCTTCTAATGTGGCCTCAACCGGTTACTATGGCGACATTACCTATAGCGCAGTCGTAGATTATCAGTATGATATGGGTCTAGCTGTAGATGGACTGGCTGGATCTCAAACCTTTGCGTCTCTAGAAGCCGGTGGTGGTGACCCCAACATGGGTGGGGGTAGCCACATGGTGGTTGCTGGAAGTGGCTTAAATGTTCGTTCGGGAATGGGGACTTCCTTTCCGGTTGTTGGCGGACTCGGCTATGGACAACGGGTTTTTGTGGAATACTTTGACCATAGTGGTTGGGCAAAACTCGCCGGGGGTGGGTATGTGTCCGGTGACTATCTGGCCGCACTCTAATCTATAAATTGCTAAAATTCAGAATTTGACGAAACTAGCGATCCGGTTGCAAAGTGATGGGATCGCTAGTTTTTTTGCGATTGTATCAAGTCTCAAGTAACCATTACCAGGGCGTAGCGCTATAAACACTCCCAGGTTTGAGAGGCGATCGCCCAATCTTCTTCCGTATGAATCACATAAACACGCACGGCAGCATCTGCTGTGGCGATATCGGTATCCATAACAGAAGCTGCGTTCTTCTCTAGATCTAACGTTAAGCCCAAAAACTCAAAGCCTTCACAGGCTCTTTGGCGCACCGCCACTGAATTTTCGCCCACCCCGGCAGTAAATACCAGCACATCTAAACCGCCTAAACTAGCCAAC is part of the Roseofilum capinflatum BLCC-M114 genome and harbors:
- a CDS encoding peptidoglycan-binding protein, with the translated sequence MMESLAFTYASLAYEDTNPAPQLRSFEVINFSLAKTTVGVLALGVALSIVSAAENAMAYLSYGSRGTDVVYLQDLLKSAGYFPSNVASTGYYGDITYSAVVDYQYDMGLAVDGLAGSQTFASLEAGGGDPNMGGGSHMVVAGSGLNVRSGMGTSFPVVGGLGYGQRVFVEYFDHSGWAKLAGGGYVSGDYLAAL